In Sesamum indicum cultivar Zhongzhi No. 13 linkage group LG1, S_indicum_v1.0, whole genome shotgun sequence, the sequence ACCCTGATTGAGGGAGAATTTATGTAATCTAGTTCGTTAATAGATTTTGCTTGGTGATTTAATGACAGAGTggtaaatcaagaaatattgaTGTCCAAGTCCCCAATAACTTATTACCAGAAGAGATGGGTGGAGAAACAAATGTTCAGCATGGCATGCTGGTAGCTAATGATGCTGATCTTTGGGCTCCTGACACTTTGGATCATGCTGGAGGTAATGGAATTAATAGTTTGGTTTGGATGTACCAAATACCTTGCAAGCACTCGTTAAGTGGAAGTTCTTGAGTTTTCATCCCCCCAACTTCGGACAATCTTTGAGCAACACTTATTTCCTTTTGCAGATAGCTCATCAGTTCATTCTCCAAAGAATGATGTGGAATTACATTGGATTGTGAAAGATGCAATTGTAAATGATGTGACCAAGTCTGTGATTTTAGCAACTGATTCCCTTCTAGAAGATGAAAAAGGCACATCTGTTTACAACCCAAGCTCAGAAAAGAGTGATACTGATTCAGTTGGTCAAGAAATAGCCAAGTCCATGATGACAGTTTTACTTCCTCGTGCTGTTCCTTTACTTAAAACATTCactagaaagaaaaagaaaagtgcaAACACTTCAAAAATCCCTCCTCCTAGATCTCAggaggaaaataaaatgaccAACATTAGCATGAATGATGCGACCATTGGTAGAGTGTTTTTCTTACTTCATTCAtctaactatatattaatttcatcattagTTGGGGCACTTGTCTTACTGCAtagtaaatgaatttttcagGAGTTCTGCAAAACAATTTTAACctgttcctttttttcttttggcctttattctttttttaatttttgtaaacttGCCAGCCAGAGAGGTAGCTGAGCATTCAGATTTGTGGGGAAAGAATGGAAATGCATGTATTCCCTGTGCTGGTCATGATTCAGTTGTCTCCACCTCTGGGAACTCAGATTCTGTGGTGCCTGAtagttttgaaaatgaaactgATAATCCTCAAGATCTCCTTCCTCTAGCTGATGCTTTCAAAGCTGGTCAAGTGCCATCTGGCATAGACCCTTGTGCACGACTGCCAACCAATGGAAATGCAGAAGCAAATCCACTGCTTAGTAGTAGTGGAATTAGAGAGCATGTCATAAATCTTCATTCTGAAGGCCAGACTGTTTTAAGTGAGAAGCCTATAAAAGGTAATGGACTAGTAATCTGAATTtgctataaattttattaaccaCATTCATGAGATCAAAGATCTAGGATTCTCCATGAGTGTCCTTGCTTATTATATAGAAGGTTCTGTTTCTATTAGTGAGAATGTATAACAGTTGACCTGTTCACTTTCTGAAGCATTAGGCATTCTTACTGCAAATCAGAATCATTGTCTACTGACAAGGCATGCTGAAAGATTGGGGGTGGATTTATGAACATCTCTTTCTTAAGCCCATTTCTCTCTGTAGTTTTGCTTGTTGAACCTGAATTTTGGACTTTAAGTTCTCTATATTTCCCTGGACTTGAAATTCAAAGCTTCTTATCTAAATAACTGCGGATTCTCCAACAACGACAATATGTTGAATGCTCTAATGTAGTTGCTGATCTGATCATGCATTATGCTACATATGAACAGACAGTCGGAAGGCCAATGCCATGTTAGTGGTTACGACAGATGCTATTCTACCTCATGTTATGGAAATTACAGCCGACTCAAAGACAGCCAGATTTGACTGCAATTCCATGGATAAACTTCCTTCTACTCATGCATCATCATTGCAAGGGACTTCTAGATCAGAAAGTAAAACGAACAGAAGCTTCTCAGATACTTGTATACCTGAGGTATGGGAGAATAAACATAATTCTGCACTTTAGCTGCTGTATATAATGAAAATCATTTACTAATTTGTTCAACAAATCTGGATTTTCATGTGGTCAGAAATCTGATGCTGAGCATAAAGACAAGGACTTTGCTGATTGTAATAAATCAggtttaaattttcaaatcaaaagtACGAGTTATTCCTGCAGTGTGAgtgcaaacaaaaaaatgattgatGATTCAAGGTCAAATGGAAAAGTAAAGTTAAAGAGCAAGCTACAGGGTCTTCCCGAGCTCTTTGCATGCTATGTCCACCCGATGCCAGTTTCAATGGTGGAGCTGATTGGTaaagaaaatgagattttCATTTGTGTTAAATGTGGACACTCAGAGCAGAAGGAGAACATCCTCTTTGTCTACAGGGCCAGAAAGAATGGAGAAGATATGCGGTACCCTTCATTGATTGGCCATGTGCCAATTGCCTTGCAAATTCCAGAAAATGTACTTGGTAGAAATGTGAGATGAATCATTATCTTTTGCTACATCATCAGTTGGAGTTGCTTATTTCACAATACTTAACATGTAACTTGTTCTGCAGATTTGTGTGGAGAGATCTTCAATACAGTTAACCCCAGATGGAGAATCACTTGTTCTATTAAACAGCACAAAAGTTCCTCACTGTAGGTATATCTCCATAGGACCTACGAAGCTTAGGCAGTTTACACATGAAGCCTTATGTTATTCTTGAAGGACTAAATTTGTTCCTTTGTTGTCagggagggtaaattgcattgtTCATGTCCAGCTTGTACTTCAGATTGCTTTGAGGAGAATGGtgttaaaattgtgaaattaagCAGTGGATATGCATCACTTGTGACAAGACTTGAAACAACTCAAGGTGTTTGTTGTTTATTAGTTTGTGAACCTAATATTCTTCTTGCTGCTGAGGAAGGCGGGAAGGTGAAGCTTTGGGGCATGAACTCTGGATGGAGGTGATTCCGTGCCTTCCCTTTTTATGATTCCTGAGAGGAACATTAATTTCTTCCGGATCAAATGTTGCTCAATCTCTAATCTGTGAGAATAACGTTGATACTTGCTGGTGTAGTTCTGTCATTGTATTACACTTGCTTCTCGTGATTTTCGATGATTTATTTGCTCTTGATGCCAGTCATATAGGAACTTGTAGACCATTCTCTTACATTAAATTAAGTGCGTGGATTGATTTTTTATCCGTTTAGCATCATGGATAACAGGGAAGATATGTTTAGCTCTACCAATGCCATATTTTCTTACAGAAAGCAGAGTacagaattatttatttgaaccCATATCTAAGATGATGAACACTTCTCTAGGACCTTTCTAGTTTTATGCATCTCTATTGAGTTGACGTACCACAATTTGACTTTTGTTTATAGAGGGAATTTCTACAATCTAACTATGAAAAGCCTTTAAATCTCTTTCAAAGAACAGTGACAGAATGAAAAGCCACATTTTTAATgcacacaaaatatttaatttgtatatttcaACAGGGTCTTTGACTTGTTTCATCTCAGATCTGTTTACTAAGTTCCATTTGGTGCAATATGACTTCCCTCAGTACTCAGCATTCTATGTCAAATTGTTGGTGCTGTGTTTTCTGTTTTAGATAGCTTTGTATTTCTTTATGCTAATTTTTGCTTCTCAATTCACAGTGGACAGAAAGAAGATTTGTATTTACCTACATTTGACTGCGTGTTTCCTAGTATAGTGGACTTGAAGAGAATTCCAAAGTCTACTAATTTGGTTATTGGCCACAATGGATATGGTGAATTTGGCTTATGGTATGTTGCTCTTTcgttttgaaataatttccCCCTCTTGTTTTAGTTCGACCGTGAATTTGCTTTGACCAGGtgtattatcaattatttcaaCAATGTCTGGTTCCTTCTTTACTTGCAAGCTTGGgaagattatatattatattcaagatactattttcattttgctaACAGTGAAGATATATGTTCGCCTTAAGACAcatataactaaatataaaGTAACAAGAGCAAAATGACTGTGCGGTTGCTTTCTATTGCACTTCACCTTAAATCTGGTACACATCAGTTTTGCCTCTTGTGCAGGGATATTGACAAGCGCCACCTGGTATCAAGATTCTCTTCCCCAGGCATGTCATTTTTGGAGTGTGTTCCAGCCAGTATTTTCAGATGGCAAATAAAAGGAGAGTGTAAGACGGGGGTGCTCATAAATGAAATCATGGATGCAACAAGAAACTGGTTTTCAGGGAGAAATGAAAACCAGGCTTTCTCACCAAAGGATAAAGACGTAGCTATCTGGCTTCTGATCTCAACTGCCGCTGATCCAGATTCTCAATGTTATAAACCATGTGAACAAGAAGCAAACCTAGGTAGATGTTGGAGGCTTGCTTTGTTGGTCAACAACACAGTTATCATCGGAAGTGCCTTGGATGGAGGGTATACTTACTATTCCattttaaatgttaaaatagGCGACTTTAGCCACTGAGTTGTTACAAACTccagaattattattatttgcgCGATTATTATGTCCTGGTTGATATAGATTCTCCTTGCAGTGCTGCTGCTGTCACATCTGATGGTCATGGTATTATTGGTAGAAGTGATGGACTGGTTTACATGTGGGAATTATCCACAGGAACGAAGCTAGGAAACCTACACTCCTTCAAAGGTATTTTTCCATGTTTTAACTGAGATTTCCAGAGAAACGGAATATGTGAAATGTCTAATTTACTTGAGGCTCATGTCCTCcatggaatataataaaacacgGAAGTTATAGGTCTCGGAAATTATGCGTTAGGTCGTGGATTATATAATATCCAAGTTTAATTATGTTACTCAAAATTGTAAGCATGCATTTATGTCAAGCAAATGTCCAGCATAGAGTAACATTTTGTGAAACTCATCAATTTCTTCCTTCCATGAAAATTTGTCCTCACATATCTTCTTCTGGATGAGCTAAGCTTGTGGGGTGTAGACAACTTTCATTCAACAGAAAGCTCTTTCAAAATACATGTTACTACTTTTAAAAGCCATTGATTGAGGTTTGGGATGATCTTCAGGTAGCAGAGTATCGTGCATTACAACTGACACTTCAAACTCAGGTGCTTTGGCAATAGCTAGCGGAGGTCAGTTGCTGGTGTATCTGCCAGCCATCTTAAAGAAACCTTTTGCGAGATCTGTTGATGTCACTggtaacaaaatatattgttcTTTGTCCAACTGGCATGGGATTCACAATTCACCTGGAcgaattaaaaaatcaaaacaaaaatgagagaatCCGGTGGCCTGATTGCTGTAGATGAAATTTTCTGGTTTAGCGCTACAAGTTACAAATTATCGGCTGACTGTTTCTTTGAAACTCATGCACTTCTGTCAAGATGTATATATCATAGTGAATTTGTATTATGATATTCAGTCTGCtattcaaaaaagaattaaatcaTGTCATAGGAtctgtttttttatattttcttgttttgtctGAATTTCCAATTACTCAATTTTCTAGGTCATTTAACACCCTAATCAGTCAAGTAAATCCAGAAAAGgagttgaaatattattgctTATACAAATGAAGAGATCTCGTAGCATATgaatttgaaagaaagaaTTCACATCGGATGCACTGATCTTGTCAAGAATAAGTACATAGACGACCTCCaagtcaaattaatatataatgaataatattacaacatATCAAAATGGAGTAAAATAAATGCTTGAATCTAAAACATTATCAAATTCCTCAGAAAAAATCATCATGATAAgttaaacaattaaaaagaGCATCCAACGCAATCCTACCAACTCAcgaccaaaaaaacaaaagcagaGCAGAATCTATTTTGCAGCGCCATTGGGGAGCTTGTCTCCAGAAGGATTGAGCTCGTCCCAAGCTTCAATCCATGTAACCATAGCATCAGCTAACTTAGTGAAGTAAGGATCTACAGACGAAAGTTTGGCCTTCACTAGTTTGGCGAGCTCAATGTAGCACTGCTGCACAGTTGTGCATTCCTTTGGAAGGGTTACAGACTGGAAAAATGGAATGATCTCTTCCTGCCAGTAGATCCCTTTGTACTCCTTTTTCAGATTGACAAAAGGGTTGCTGGCTTTGCTGTGCCAAATGTACGGCAGACCAGTCTTCACGCCAAGATTCAAATGGTCGCATATCACCTTCAAGATTCATGACTAATCAGTTCAATGCCGTGTCATTGATAAATATCGACAGATAAATCTCACAGGAAATGGGAATGTGAAC encodes:
- the LOC105162332 gene encoding uncharacterized protein LOC105162332; amino-acid sequence: MGRTANEENSDGIEIISIGKLYTGPWDKKYWSSSRGKDRYPYPVGFKSLRTQNGVTYMMEVQEGLKGPSFTISSTDGKSCCGDTPDMAWENLQKKGCSKLWHGKRFSCKIDGVEFFGFKNTFVQRLMRELVANVGGTAEQSLLPSNFLSGACQSIHQLQCKASGPDPDLLKYLARPRITGKRSRKYQVVNSKRLNGTHFEHHQQENCKMNASISNSNQGDQSNCGSSDPSSSAAASEVSQFRNSREVLGPEHSAAITENGNNLPVAERGFQDSLVMPDHLKVGGDIFQERELMSSMNHVGLDVDNLLQNQEPSGKSRNIDVQVPNNLLPEEMGGETNVQHGMLVANDADLWAPDTLDHAGDSSSVHSPKNDVELHWIVKDAIVNDVTKSVILATDSLLEDEKGTSVYNPSSEKSDTDSVGQEIAKSMMTVLLPRAVPLLKTFTRKKKKSANTSKIPPPRSQEENKMTNISMNDATIAREVAEHSDLWGKNGNACIPCAGHDSVVSTSGNSDSVVPDSFENETDNPQDLLPLADAFKAGQVPSGIDPCARLPTNGNAEANPLLSSSGIREHVINLHSEGQTVLSEKPIKDSRKANAMLVVTTDAILPHVMEITADSKTARFDCNSMDKLPSTHASSLQGTSRSESKTNRSFSDTCIPEKSDAEHKDKDFADCNKSGLNFQIKSTSYSCSVSANKKMIDDSRSNGKVKLKSKLQGLPELFACYVHPMPVSMVELIGKENEIFICVKCGHSEQKENILFVYRARKNGEDMRYPSLIGHVPIALQIPENVLGRNICVERSSIQLTPDGESLVLLNSTKVPHCREGKLHCSCPACTSDCFEENGVKIVKLSSGYASLVTRLETTQGVCCLLVCEPNILLAAEEGGKVKLWGMNSGWSGQKEDLYLPTFDCVFPSIVDLKRIPKSTNLVIGHNGYGEFGLWDIDKRHLVSRFSSPGMSFLECVPASIFRWQIKGECKTGVLINEIMDATRNWFSGRNENQAFSPKDKDVAIWLLISTAADPDSQCYKPCEQEANLGRCWRLALLVNNTVIIGSALDGGAAAVTSDGHGIIGRSDGLVYMWELSTGTKLGNLHSFKGSRVSCITTDTSNSGALAIASGGQLLVYLPAILKKPFARSVDVTGNKIYCSLSNWHGIHNSPGRIKKSKQK